The sequence TCACGTCGTACGACGTCTTCGACGTCTCCCGGCGGCTGCGCGAGAGCGGCTGGCTGGTGCCCGCCTACACCTTCCCGGCGCACCGCGAGGACCTGTCGGTGCTGCGGGTCGTTTGCCGCAACGGCTTCTCGCACGACCTGGCCGAGCTGTTCCTGGCCGACCTGACCCGGTTGCTGCCGGAGCTGCGCCGGCAGCCGCGTCCGCTGACCCGGGACAAGGCGGCGGCCACCGGCTTCCACCACTGAAAGCCGCGAGAAGCACCGCGCGGGCCCGTTCAGCGGTCGTCCCCCGGATGCCGCTCCCCCGTCGCGTACGGGTTCTCCTGGCCCTCGGCGAGGACGCCGACGAACGGCTCGCCCTCCCCCGCGAACGTGTACGCGCCCGCCTCCAGCCGGTCGACCAGGCCCTGGGTCCAGGCCGCGTCGGAGTCGGCCGTGTGGAGCCACATGCGCATGATCTCGCCGATGTGGCCGAGCTGTTCCGGTCCGCCCTCGGGGAGGTACTGGCCGGTGACGGAGTCCCGCCACCGGCCGATCCGGCGGATCCGCTCCCGCAGCAGCTCCAGGGCCTCGGCGCGGGGCAGCTCGACGAGGAA comes from Streptomyces sp. SCL15-4 and encodes:
- a CDS encoding PadR family transcriptional regulator, with translation MSAIRLLVLGAVRQHGRAHGYQVRNDLEYWGAHEWSNAKPGSVYHALKQMARQGLLHAHETAPSTAGGPPRTEYEITSRGEEEFLRLLRESLVSYDQRTDVRSAAVGFLVELPRAEALELLRERIRRIGRWRDSVTGQYLPEGGPEQLGHIGEIMRMWLHTADSDAAWTQGLVDRLEAGAYTFAGEGEPFVGVLAEGQENPYATGERHPGDDR